From a region of the Desulfomonile tiedjei genome:
- a CDS encoding 3-keto-5-aminohexanoate cleavage protein: protein MADPVILTAAVTGSFPTKEMNPAVPYTPKEIADAAVESCKAGAAIAHIHVRDPETGEPAFKVELFREVLERIREKCDMIVNLTTSGLRLAGSDVIMQRLQPVFLKPDICSLDLGSMNFHDRVFNNPPEWSESAAKCMLENGVKPEIEVFDTGHIWQAADLVRRGLIDPPPYFQLCMGVQWGIEASAENLLFMKSKLPANALWSVLGTGKSQLPMITMSLILGGNVRVGFEDNIYLKRGVLAKSNAHFVEMAADLAERLGRQVATPAQARKMLGIKKPG, encoded by the coding sequence ATGGCAGATCCAGTGATCCTAACCGCTGCCGTTACCGGATCTTTTCCCACAAAGGAAATGAATCCGGCCGTACCCTATACACCCAAAGAAATCGCGGATGCCGCGGTAGAGAGCTGCAAGGCCGGAGCTGCGATAGCTCATATTCACGTCAGAGATCCGGAAACAGGAGAACCGGCGTTCAAAGTTGAGCTTTTCAGAGAGGTATTGGAACGTATCCGCGAGAAGTGCGACATGATCGTAAATCTCACCACCAGCGGACTGCGTCTGGCAGGGTCGGATGTGATCATGCAGCGTCTTCAACCCGTATTTCTCAAACCCGATATCTGCTCCCTGGATTTAGGATCGATGAATTTTCACGACCGTGTGTTCAACAACCCGCCGGAATGGTCGGAAAGCGCGGCAAAATGCATGCTGGAGAATGGTGTAAAACCCGAGATAGAGGTCTTCGACACAGGCCATATCTGGCAGGCGGCAGATCTTGTTCGGCGGGGACTGATCGACCCGCCGCCTTATTTCCAGTTGTGCATGGGCGTACAGTGGGGCATTGAAGCCTCTGCTGAAAACCTCCTCTTCATGAAGAGCAAACTGCCTGCTAATGCCCTATGGAGTGTTCTTGGGACCGGGAAGTCCCAGCTCCCCATGATTACGATGTCCCTGATCCTGGGGGGAAACGTTAGGGTCGGCTTCGAAGACAACATCTATCTGAAAAGAGGCGTCTTGGCCAAGAGCAATGCGCATTTTGTGGAGATGGCCGCGGATCTGGCTGAGCGACTTGGCAGACAGGTGGCCACACCCGCGCAGGCTCGGAAGATGCTCGGGATCAAAAAACCCGGCTAA